AGATGAGGAATTAGGATATTTTAAAACACAAAGGTATTACCAGATcggattggatcggatcggatcagcCAGTGTAGATGTGGACGCCGACGGCAAGTATGAGGATGGTGAAGATGgcgaagaagatgatggtgtgGACGACGACAGCTTTGCCGTTGGTCTTAAAGCTCCCGAACTCCACATGGCGGCTGTGTCCCGGTAGCTGAAAGAGGAGCCCCGGCGAAAGCAGCACAAATAGCAGTACTCCTACCAAAACCGGTGCCCAGTCCGCCATTTTCTCTTAAACTAGAAAAAATAGATTACTCACGCGAACAATCGCGCAGCACCGATCTTcttcaagaaagagagagaagtgcGATCTAAATGACAAAACGATGACACGGTCACGATCCTGGTGTTGTGCAGCCCTGAAGACTGTAAAGGGAAAAGAAGGTCGGTCGGAAAGGATAGCACGGTTTCACACTTTCACTCCACAGTGACACGAATGCTTGGGACTTGGGAGCCTCCTTATACCGAATTTTTATCCACTTGCAGTACAAACTACAAACTAtcggttttagtgcacggtatcggaacgggaGGGTATCGATAATATGTAAAATTGATACAATATTGATACGGTATCAGTCTGGATAAGTTGTATCGGATAAAATTATTCctgaattttttaattattttactCCTTATCCATACCGTACTACCAATATGGTATCGACACGATATCAATATCGATGACTAACAAAACCGATACGTATTGCCCAAAAATATCTATCCTCCATATGTAGTAAAGGGATTATCAGAAACACAAGTGTTGATGAAGCGAGGTTAGATACGAAGTTTGAAAGAAGGACAACTCTCATATGGAAAAAGAAAGGACTGAAGGCTAAAGGAATCTTAGACAACTTAATCAAGAAGTAAGGCTTAGGCCTTAATGTTTGAATCCGACTGTGTGGACTCTGGACTCTAAATCATTTCTCTatcacgtttttttttttttttttttgggtgcatgaggccccaaccccccccccccccctccccaaaaaaaaatcctcaagaaagggaaaggggggAATTTAATGAAGTTTCAAAGGGCAAAAATTGCATTTCAGTATTCAAAAGAAActtaagaaagaaagacaacTAAAAGCCCTGTCTAAGGTAATTAATAACTCACTTGAAAATAGAGTGGGCAATCACATTGACCGATCGACTAACATGTCGGAAGGTATAGAAAACAAATTCATGTGTTGATTTTACATATGAAAAAAATGAGAGGGATGGACACCTCCTGGTTATATTAGCATCTTAAATGTGGAGCCAATACTGGGGCATGAAAGAGGAGGATTTGGTAGTCTTTGATGTGTCATATAAGGGGGTCTACGTTCACATCATAAATAAAGTTTAAGGAAAAATGTCTTAACCTAGACACATGAAGGGCGAAACAACCACCACTCACCCAAATGAAAATTCTCATCCATGTTGGATGTTCCTATGTGCGTCCTCATTGGCTCTTGGCCCTCGTGCCCGATGCAAGGGCCATGTAACCTGATAGTGATCCCCCTCTCtttaaataaattatatattaaaATGAGGATGGTGTAAATGATATCTCTAGAGGTGTATTTAAAATTAGGCacattcttttgattgtcctttgttttattcttaaaatttcTTTGAATTATGAATAAATGAGAATTTTTAATAACAATTTAAAAATGACATTATtttgttattatcaaaagttatcgtTATCATGCACATTATttgagtacacatgtgaaatgataaaatTTATCTTTattaaagaaggagaaaaaaaagaaagttactTTCCGTCACTTCCCCTCACTACAAATGTTTAAATATACCCTCAAACTTGTGACCTTGGGtccaaaatgccccaaaaagCGAGGCATTTATCCTTAAAATAATTCTTAGAAAAATGGATTATATGTAACAATGCATGGTGATAATAAATTGTCACCATCTTACGTGGCATAGAAGAGAAAAAACTCTTTTGTATataaaagaagggggaaaagatTCATACCATTATACATGTACGGATTCTTTCTCATGCTCTCTCACAAAAAAGTGAAAGCCCCACacatgttttgtttttattttaattttttctattttaaaaatgtGAGGTTCACATGGATTAATACCTTTTTCGGACCACTAAGTGGTGATATCGGGCAAATTACTTCCCACGCTAATTGCATGAGAAATCCTCTCCCAAAAAATATCATTAATGATATTGACATTTGACTATCCAAAATACCATTTATATGGGGATGAAAATTCCATCCTCCCTATGTAATAAAAGGATTAATCAAGAAGTAACCAACCATGGACACAACCAAGCAAAAGGGAAAATACAATTTCGATGATATCCTCTGGGAAAAAGGACTTCCACAAACCCAAATAAGGGTAATACAAAACCACTAAGATATAGGATACACACAAGCATTGTCGTCATCTTTactaacaaaagagaaagagatagactaaaagaagagaaggagaagtctTATATCCACCATAAGAGCAGAAGCTTCAATAGGGGGAGAACAAAGGATTCATGAGGCACTTAACAAGAACCTGACAGTCAAAGTGAAGAATAACTCTGTTGAAGCCCATCATCAATTCCCACTTTCATCCCAAGACAAATGGCCCTAACGTCCCCAATAATAGCCTATCATCTTGTTTCCCTTCTTTGCGAATGGACATCTTTAGATATTAGCAAGTGATTTCCAATTTGCGCTTAGATATCATCTTGTTTCCCTCCTTAACTTCCGCTGAAGTTAAGCCAGCAACTTGCTAATTTGTAAATACcttataaattttatttatttattggtaaAATATACCTTATAAATCGCAACTTCCAACTATAGCTTGATTCATGCATTTAGACTGCATTTTTTGTAAGCTAAAGTCACACTCCTAGCCTTAGGCATGGGTTAATTAAATTTTGCCTATTAAAGGTCATGGAATTTTAAAATTGGATTTGGTAAAGCATAATCGAAATCACATATATAACGGGGAAGTGCCTCTTTGGTCGGTGGCTGCCAGCGAATTAGGGTTCTAGCCTTAAGTCCAAGGAGAGGTCGTTTTCATGAGATATAATCAAGCTATGGAGCTTGGGCACCGACTCGGTAAGTTAAAAAACCAGGTAAACGGGATCAATGTTAGTCGATTAAAATTGAATCAACCAATACCAATCCGAATTTTTAAATTCGGGCACATATCCTCGAACAGAGGATCAAAAACGGGTAGGCAATCGTAAGAGATGGGTGTTGTAAAGTTTGTCCGATCTCTAACTATGGATTCAATCGGAATCGGCCGAGTATGATCTCAATTCCGATCCAGAATAATCGATTCATGCTGGATTTCTATGGTTTAAGCCGATTCCCGATTAATTCCATCTAAATTAGAATCAGACTCGGTCATCACAGATTCACAACTTCATAGATGGTAGGatcctaatattttttttagtgcTACTAAAGTGCTAAATGGTGATTGGCGACTGCACTCTGCCTACCAAGCCTCACTCATGAACGCATTAGGGGGTAAAGGATGGCTGACCACCAACGGACTTCTGAAGAACAAATAAACAAGCATATCCACAACTGTGGCAATGGACAAGAATAAGTGGGTTGATTTCATGGTGATGGTGGAGGGTTGATATTCTCACTTTATAGGATTCTTATTCTGCTTTTGCCATCCCAAAAATTCAAAAGTGGAATTAAAAGAGTCGACAAGATTATGGAACCCAAAGCTCCTTTAATACACACACTGcacagagaaaggaaaagaagaagcttAATTCTCTCGTCTACAGAGGAagtaaaaggagaagaaatccATCCTCCTTCAGTTGTTTCCTCACTTGGCCAAGAACTGTAGCTGGGTACTAGTATTTACTAAGCAAAGTGTAAGTAGAATGAAAGATTGGGCAGCTCTGATAATAGCAGTTGCACTATTTGCGTTTCTCACACCAGGAGTGATCTTCCAAATGCCTGGGAAGCATCGTCCCATTGATTTCTTGAATATGAAGACTAGCCCTGTCTCCATTTTAGTACACGCCACCATCTACGGTTTGCTCCTTATGCTGTTCCTTGTTATTCTTCGTGTACATCTCTATGCCTAATTTTGAGAAAACTGAGAAGCCACTGATTTTATTATCTCTCTCACTAGAAGAGTTCTGCTGCCATTTTACATTCTTGTGTTTCTTCTCATATTTGTAGTCGTTGTTCCAGAAAGCAGCTCAAagtgtttcttcctttttctcttttatttcatcacattctcagatgataGCTCTGTCATGTGACCTTTGATCTGTCAAAATTTCAGCTTGAGTTGTTTACAGAGAGGATGCCCAAGCTGCATATTTAATGTTACTCCTCATAGAATTTATACTTGGTCAAAAGTCAGAAGAAAATATGTATGGGTGTGCCCTCACTGTGAAGAGGGCCCAACCCTGCATCAACTAGACTCATTAAATCATGTAATCTCCATCAGTTCCTACTATAATTTCCCTTTTTCAAATATGCAAGTATCTATATTCTACGATGAAAGATCATAAAGGCATCCATTAATGGGAGAAGCAGTGGATGGACACTATTAGAGTAAATATCAATTGCAGATAGTATTGAGCTGCCTATAAGATCAACTATAATTTCCCTTTTTCAAATATGCAAGTATCTATATTCTACAATGAAAGATCATAAAGGCATCCATTAATGGGAGAAGCAGTGGATGGACACTATTAGAGTAAATATCAATTGCAGATAGTATTGAGCTGCCTATAAGATCAACCACAAGTACATTCTCTATAACAATCTGAACAAATGCTACCTTTTAACAGCAAAAGCACAAAGGTTGATGCATTGAACAGCTGCGACAATTTATAGGGCCTTGTAACAGCCAAACACAGAGGGACCCTCACCCCAGAATTCAGGTTCATGATCCACCTTTCCCAGGTAATGTTTTAGTTGGTAGAACAGCCAAATCCAAGAGGTGATCCATGACATAAACAGTACTCCAGATGTCAGGATTAAGGgcgcgtttggtaacggtctgaaaagaacgcccgttcttgactagaaacgttcttttgcgttTCTAGTTTGGAACAGCATTCTGAGACTGAAAATGgtcgtttggtaacggtctcaagaacgccgttcaAACGAAAATGGTgcttggtaaaacctgttcttccttatttgatgttaattacaataatgacatttctttgtcaattagaccaaaaaaagacttgtaaaatccttttctcttaccaaccttagcataaaattaaaatatctcattaacataactaaagtaagtataaaaatatgtcaaatttcaaagatgccattaaaattgggttcttgtgtggattagtggcataactgactatgctatgaacagttgaataaagagggccttggtggactcgaaccaccatcctcttggaacatgctcatgttccaagtgctctaccaatttgagctaaagacctatcaagttgtcaatgaattaacacaacagattaaaccaaattatattctccattcttttttgaattaatttgcAATGAATGATTTTTAATGGCCCAAGAAGCACAAAAGAAATCACTCAACGAAGCTATGGAAAGGGAAAGCGCTTTTACCCTATATGTGTGGCCTGTAATCTCCAATCTATACAATCTTTGTCTTCAATTCTAAGCAAATCCCAATTTGCACTCTGCTAAAGTCTTCCCGAATTTTCCTTTGTTACAGTAAACTTCCAGCATCTCCTAACAACAAAATTAACAATTAAAAATGGAACCGAATATATTTTGCTGGTCTGGTCCTTAGGAGGTCCTTTGATCATTAATACTAAAATAGTACATGTCATGCAGGTTTAACTTCCCAGGTGAAAGCCTGGAAGTCGTCATTTTCTCCTCTAAAAAGCTTacagattttggatttgagttCAAGTACAGCTTAGAAGAGATGTACAAGGGAGCCATAAAAACAGCTAAGGAGAAGGGTTTGCTTCCCCTTTCTAATCCAAACCCAACTCAATAACACTAGCTGGAACGCTAAACCAAAATCAGAGgaagctggaaaaaaaaaacacaaacaatgaAAGCCAAGAGGATATAAAAGGAGGGAGGGggcagaagaagaggaattagGCACAGCATCATAATGCAAAATCTCTTCGATTCTCTCTACTTTAACCTGAAGCTCCAAACTTTAATTCCTAATTACTAACCAGACTGTTCTGTGTTGtgcaattgaaaaaaaaaaataaggaaacacATTCATAATGATCCTCATGCTTTTGTAGGAACATCTCATCATGATCATCCCATAGAGAACTAGTTCTACAAATTCATAAGTGAATGTACTAGAGATAGATGTATCTTTAAGGGAGTCTATGCATCAAGGACATCATATTTGTATGTTGCTTTACCTTTTATTGTATAGAGCAATATCTGGTTTGTCGTCCCACTTAGTGGggtttctttgtcttcttaaTTGAAGTGTTTATTCATTTAGAAAGGGGGAGGTGGGGGGAAGAGATTGAAATACAACCAAATGCTCTGTAAGAATTATTCCTTTAGCTTGAGACCTGACTACCATGCCAAGCCTTCCAATCTAAGCTACCATCTTACAGAACATAGTCCAGCAATCACATAATATCAGTCCATACAAAGAAACCAGTTGATTAACACCTGAGCTCAACCAATCGATAATATTTAATactgaaaacaaaataaatcaatGTTGAGCAAACCATACAGGTTTGTTCTAGATCAAATCAGCCAAAAGAACCCCAATCATCAGGCATAATTTGAGAACCAACcaaattcaaattaaaaatcCCCCATTTTCAATCGAATTACCTCACAAAGCTGATGTGAACACCCAGGCATCGGTGAACAGCGGAGCAATCGATGCAAAGAAAAATCCCATACGTGACGAACGCCCATGTCGGATTCTTCGCATTGCAATCGAAACACATCTGCATCAAAAAATCGAAACAAATGAACAGTGAGAACCGACAATGAATCTGTATAGATCCGCAACTCTTAAACCAgatctcaaaataaaaaaaccaataaaattgaaataaaaagagGAGGGAAAAACAGAAACATGAACCTTGTCACAGGTCATACAAAATTCCCAAATCACaccaaaaaaatccctaaaattacAGATCATACAAAATTcccaaatcataccaaaaaaatttctgaaaatCCCATACCTTTTCGGCTGAATCCTTTGAAGTATAGGATTGGTGACCCAATTCgaagacagagagagtgagagagagagagagtgcgagacagagagagtgagagggagagagcgagacagagagagccaaagagagagagagagagagaggaagcgagagagagagagagagagagagcgagggatagagagcgagagagacaTGAGATCATGGTTTGGCCGTAGTTGCAGGTACCTTCTCTTCCTCTGctccttctattttcttctcttcccctactcctatttccttctcttccccagATCTATCGCAAGGAGGCAACGAGCCTGTTGGCTTCTTTCTCAAAATCACGGGTTTTCACGATATCGCGATGTAAttgttgttcttgttctttgcagaccgtctCTGAGACGatctgtaaagaacgttcttttggtgctccagatctccggttcgttctaaaagaacaaaaaaaagaaccctAAAGCCAagcactttttcatgtttttttgttctttttgaacaaaagaactatTCAAAACGGtgttctgaacgttaccaaacgtaCTCTAGGAGTTCGAACCCTTTTGTTCTTTTATAACTtcccatttgaattttgaagccAGATTACTGAGCTGCTTTGTCATGCTCGGATTCATTATTTGCATCTGGTAACTACATGTGAAAATTCCTCGTATGCAAAAATCTATGTCCTCAGTTATAAATGTTGCAGTAGTTAAACTACCACACATTTGATTTTCATCCATGTATATTATTTCATTGAAATCTCTTACAGGCTCGCTTGTATACAGTTTTGTAAAGATTGAGTTATAATTTTGTTGGTTATCTGGTGACTATTCCCATCATACAAATTTCCCATTCATTTTACTGCCCAGAAGGGAGGAGGTTCAAACAAATCCTGGGGTGAACCAAACTACGCAGACCAAAATTCAATTCTGGTTCTAAAGGTTCAGCCCAAAATGGCAAAGAACCAAATCTGAGACAGGCATTACATTTTATTTCTCCACAGCCCTGCCAGTGAGATCTCAGCTGTTTCACCATGATGTCTAGGTCTGTCAATTCTCCATCCATCAGCTCTCATaggcagcgtttggtatgcattctaggttgattttgcattctcggatgataaaaatagttgctTTTATTGctcgagaatgtgaaatcaacctagaatgcactccaagaatgcataccaaacacagccataGTCTCCAACTCATGCTTCTTAGGCACAAAATTTAAGTGGTCCATTACCTTTGTTCCATCACTGTTGCTCTCGGGTTCTCTGGTTTCATTATAGAACAGTTCCCCAGATCAAAGAAGCCATGTCGATGGAAATTACACAATCTGGCTTATCTGTGGATGCCACAGTCAACCTTCTTCAATTCTAAACCTTGGATATGCTTATATTAAAGGATCTCCAAAGTCTTTGGCAAAGAAGGAAGAGTTGCAAAACTCAAAAGGAGAtgataagaaaaatgaaagaacatgagaagaatGTGAACTCAAGAGAAGGTACTTGGCATAAGGCTTAATTGAAATGAGGTGACAATCAAAAAGACTTCTAAGCTCTCAAGCCACCTAATCGAGCATGGTAAAGACCACAAAGGAATTGGCATAAACCCCTAAACGATTGTAGGTAAGATCTTCCTTTCAATCAACTGATTAAAGTACAGCTACGAACCAATCTGCCGGTGATTAAAATATTTCATGTTGTTTAGAATTGTAAGTTCGAAGTTTTAATCCCCAGAATAGAAACCAGAATCATATGCTTCGGACATCCTCCATTGAAGAATTAAAAGTCCTTGAGTTAATTCGCCAGTATTGTTCCTCACACCAAAATGTCGGTAAGAATATGAGATCAGGTCCCATTGTGGTAATGTAATGAAACAATAGAAATACAAATACAAGTAACCCGAATCTGAAACAGCAATGCGGAAGAAAAAAGATGAATAGCTCACAACAACAAAATccagattaaaaataaaataaatcactTGTGAATTGTGATAACAAGTGATTTATGTCAGAATTCCCTACATAGCACAAAGAACAGAGAAACGGGAACAACAATGTGAGCAAGATATCAAACGAAGAGAAGCCAACTTAGAGACACTAGGCAAGGAGGGAACGAAAAAAGTCCACCACGAATGCAGATGAAGATGATCAACCAAGGTAGACGTGAACTCCAATAGCAATCAAGAAGATGCAGATGAGAGCGAAGTAGAGAATGGAGTGAACCAGAATCGATACCCCACTGGTCTGGAAGTTGCCGAACTCAACGAACCGGTTCCGCCCCGGCACCTGGCATAGTAGACCCGGCGTTAACAGCACGAACAGCACAACGGCCACGAACACTGGTCCCCAATCCGACATCTCTGCTACTTCTCTGCTCTCTCCCCTCTgggcttttctctctctatctcggAAGATAGATAGATCGATCGATTAGTGATGGAGGAGCCAGGAAGTTGGGAAGTTGTGAGTAGCGCGATAGGAATTGGATGCATTTTAAAGAGGGTGGGGGTTTGTTGGTCTTATTTTGGAATCGAGGACAAAGAGGAAAGCTAATGGCTACTGGGTCTGTGACTCTGCGGAAAGTGAAGCTTAGGGAATCAAGTAACTTGGATTCATTCCCGCCGTCCCATTTGAGCAATCTAATGACACCAGGACAACTATCTTATTACAGATGAATAAACATTTCATGTgtcttaaaacttaaaagaaaggGGACAGATACCATCACCAGGTTAGGGTgcaagagagaatctcttcatctaaGGTGATCCATCGTTGTGACTAGCAGGAAAAGTGGATGTTTCCTCCACAAGTCCACCCATGGTGGAGTTTGTCGTTGGTTTTTCTAGAGCTGCGGTTGTGCCCAATAAAAAAGGTGGAATGGGAAGGGCAATGGATCATTTTcatagggggtggggggggagagACAGACTTAGGCTGCTTACAGCATCAACATGCCCAGCCTTTACCCTATATGCAATGATAATATAACCTATGCAAAAAGAACTCTGCCTAAGAACGTGGCTTATgccactcccatgtgtctatctctctcctccccatgtgacaAGATGTCTTTGCTTCTTATTTtggggaagagagatagacacagggagtgttggcgtaggtgGTACTCCCAGATGGAGAATCACTtcccaaaaaatagaaaggggTTTGCTGCCAAGCTATGTGGACCAATGGGAGTATGTACAAGGGAATCCAAGGGgaggggcaaggtggtcatttcattgCCCCATGTGAGAAGGCACAGGAGGCGCTGCCGAATGCTATCTAGTCGTGTCTCCTAAGCTCAAACACGAGAACACTCGAAAATACAGCCTTACAAGGCTACATCCCATCccatgaaataaataataaaaataaaaaaaatttgcatcCATAATGATGGTCTTGTATGCACTCTTATTGGCCCTCACACTGGTGAAGGTGTTACACAATCAAACAACGATCTCTTACCCTAATAATATAGCTTCAAATTGAAGCTTAGTGCTTAAACACCATGGATCTATAATGTACTGCTCAAGGCTTAAAAACCGAAAATTAGGATTCGAAACGGTCTAGTTGATTCCTATCCAATCCTAGATcgaaatcaatcaaaatcagtGAGGAATTGATGAAAATTAGCTAACCCTAGTTTTTAATAAAAGGATCGATCAAGCCAGATCAGCCAGAATCGGGGATTGGCCTCACAAAATTTCAATCCTAATCGTCGAATCTGACTGATCCGATCTGATACTGATTGTTGAAACTCTGCCTGCTAGCTAATGCCATATCTGAACTCTGGAGTTGAAAATTTGGcgctttttacttttaaattttttataaaactGCTTTATGTATGGGGTTGCTTGCATACTAATGGAGCAACCAAGAAGCCGAGCACAGGATTCGTGGGCCTTTGTGGATATTAAACTTGTCCCAATGGACTTGGATCATCTCTTATGGCACGCAATCCTCCTGGACTATATAATATTCCTTCACGCGGTCTTACTTATCGCCAAAGCTGAAAAGGAAGGTCCATTATggaaaccaaacccaaacactCCAAGGCCGCCTCTCTTCAAAGTCTAAACAAACTTGGGAATTACCCAACTCAGCAACT
The nucleotide sequence above comes from Telopea speciosissima isolate NSW1024214 ecotype Mountain lineage chromosome 3, Tspe_v1, whole genome shotgun sequence. Encoded proteins:
- the LOC122653865 gene encoding uncharacterized protein LOC122653865 — encoded protein: MADWAPVLVGVLLFVLLSPGLLFQLPGHSRHVEFGSFKTNGKAVVVHTIIFFAIFTILILAVGVHIYTG
- the LOC122653867 gene encoding uncharacterized protein LOC122653867, with the protein product MKDWAALIIAVALFAFLTPGVIFQMPGKHRPIDFLNMKTSPVSILVHATIYGLLLMLFLVILRVHLYA
- the LOC122653866 gene encoding uncharacterized protein LOC122653866, producing MSDWGPVFVAVVLFVLLTPGLLCQVPGRNRFVEFGNFQTSGVSILVHSILYFALICIFLIAIGVHVYLG